Below is a window of Spirochaetales bacterium DNA.
ATCGACCATTTCTGTTGACGGTACCAAAACGCAGGCATTCCGGAGAGAAAAACGGTTACCTTCATGATATTTCAAGACATAAATATTGACGTAAACGAACTCTTTTTCTATCATAAGAAACGGAAAAGCCAATGTATATAAAGAAAACGACGGTAACGCATATATTCGGTCTCGATACCGGCCTTATCTCGTATATTGTTCGAACGGCCAGGCTTTTCAAATCCAAAATTTATATCGAACATGAGGGTTCCGGAATCAAAGCGGATGCACGAGACACAATCGAACTGCATAAAATCTCGAGTCCTTACGGAACCGAAATCAGGATCATAGCGGAAGGTGAAGACGAAAAAAGGGCTGCGGATGTTCTTTTTGATCTATTTACGCTTTTTAAGGATAAAAAACTCTATGAAAACACAGCGGAGGATAATGAAATTGAAATGTCATTCCGGCTTCTTCTCGAAGACGTCGTCAAGCGTATATAAACGATGCGGTTGATTGTTTTTTCAAAGGATTATTGGTGGAGATTCGATTAATAGACGGAATGATACTGATATTTGTTATACTCTCTGAAAAAGAGTTTTTACTCTTCAAAGAGAGAAACACTGAAGTGTTTGAAAAGGTTTATAGAAATCTCAAGGATACCGTATATAATTTCCTCATCATCAAGACGAACGGTGATTATACCTCGACGGAAGAGATTTTCAGCGACACATTCCACTCGGCGCTTGTCTCCGCGCCAAACCTGAAATCGACGAAAAATATCCAGAGCTGGATACTTCAGATCGCTTCACGCCGTTTCATCGATCATTTGAGAAAAAAATACAGAGATAAAAAATATCAGGACATCATACAACAGAACCAGCGAATACCGTCCGATATGACGGAAATACTGCATAACAAGGAGAAGATCCTCCTCATGAATATGGCCTTACAAAATATAAAAGACGCCTACAGTAATGTTCTCAGGAAAAAGTATATCGAAGATAAATCAATAAAGCAGATTGCGCGTGAGACCGGAAAAAGCGGAAAGGCGATCGAGAGTCTGCTTACGAGGGCTAAAAACGCGATAAAAAAAGAGATGGATTCCATCTCACGGGATTTCTTTTAGGGTGACACGATGAAGAAATGGATACGGCGGTTAAGCGATAAAGATTTCAGTGACATCTTCTCCCGGCTCGATGCCCTCGAAAAGGTTCCCGAACACCTTGATGAGAATGTGCTCGCGGGCATCAGACAGGGGATCGACGATGAGGGAGAACAAAAAAAGTCAGGGAAAATAACCGTATTTATACCGATACTGGCTGCCGCCGCGCTCCTTGTCGTCCTCCTGGTTCCGATCGGTCTTTATTTTCTGCAACGGCCGCCCGGGAAAGAAATCGCGGGCGGAGAAACGGTTTCCGTAACCGTCTCGCTTGTCGCCAATATGGTAACGCGTATTGCCGAAGAAAAGGAGAAAGACCTGGAGGTACGCGATACGATCCGGGAGGGGACGTCTATTGCCACCGGCCGGGATTCCGAATGCGAATTGCATCTGGACGACCGCGCCCGGCTCACGGTACGGCAGAACTCCACAATCGGTTTTTCCCGTCTCACTCCGGCTGAAATTAATGTGGAAATAGCGGACGGCGGGCTTGTCATCGATTCGAAAGACCCGGCGATCGAAATCCATACCCCCTATGCGATCATCCGTACGATCGGGACCAGGTATCTCGTCGAACATTCGATTGGCAACGGGACCTTTGTTGCGGTCGCCGAAGGGAAACTGCTCGTTACAATTACCGCAGGGTCCCCGGACGGCCGTTCAATTGAATGCACGGAAGGCGAAGGGATGAGGGTATGGGAAGACGGCCGTTTCAAAAAAGAAGAAGCCGGAGAGGCCCTCGACCGGAAACTGGAAGCGGTTATCGCAACGGAACCCCTTAAACCGGTTCATCCAAAAAAAGAGGCGGAACTCACCATCGACGGCAGCGGTACAATGACGCTTATCCTCGATGACCGGAAACGGGCGACATTCAAAGACAGGATAAGCGTTACTCTTCCGGCCGGCAGGCACGATCTTCGTCTTGAAAAGGAAGGGTTTGTTCCTTACAGAGCGACAATCAGCTTTTCGGAAGGAGAGAGAAAAACGATAGGCGGTCTCGAGTTTAAACCGATAAGAAAAAAAAGGGTATGGTCGTCCTCTCTCCTTTATCGATATGACGCCGGTGACGAAGCGGAAGAACGGGCGATTATCGGATTCGCCGATGCTTCCGACCTTGCCGTTGCCGTGACCGGCGGCGCCCTTATCGGATTCATGCGGGAAGAAAAAAAATGGGAAAAAATATACGGTAAATCGAAAGGCACCTATTTTATGGCCATGCCCTCTATTTATGGTAATAACGTCTATATCTCTTCTTATAATGATAACAAACTTCTTGTACTCGATGCGGAAACGGGACGGGAAATCAGGTCGATCGATGCCCCCGGCTACATGAGTTACGGTTCACGTATGGTGAGTTACAATCAACGCATCTATCTTCCTTTTGGCTCGGGTATCTATTCACTTGTCCCGGGTCCGGATACGATAGACCCCGCTCCGGTGTATGGGATTTCAAGTCCGA
It encodes the following:
- a CDS encoding HPr family phosphocarrier protein, which codes for MYIKKTTVTHIFGLDTGLISYIVRTARLFKSKIYIEHEGSGIKADARDTIELHKISSPYGTEIRIIAEGEDEKRAADVLFDLFTLFKDKKLYENTAEDNEIEMSFRLLLEDVVKRI
- a CDS encoding FecR domain-containing protein, encoding MKKWIRRLSDKDFSDIFSRLDALEKVPEHLDENVLAGIRQGIDDEGEQKKSGKITVFIPILAAAALLVVLLVPIGLYFLQRPPGKEIAGGETVSVTVSLVANMVTRIAEEKEKDLEVRDTIREGTSIATGRDSECELHLDDRARLTVRQNSTIGFSRLTPAEINVEIADGGLVIDSKDPAIEIHTPYAIIRTIGTRYLVEHSIGNGTFVAVAEGKLLVTITAGSPDGRSIECTEGEGMRVWEDGRFKKEEAGEALDRKLEAVIATEPLKPVHPKKEAELTIDGSGTMTLILDDRKRATFKDRISVTLPAGRHDLRLEKEGFVPYRATISFSEGERKTIGGLEFKPIRKKRVWSSSLLYRYDAGDEAEERAIIGFADASDLAVAVTGGALIGFMREEKKWEKIYGKSKGTYFMAMPSIYGNNVYISSYNDNKLLVLDAETGREIRSIDAPGYMSYGSRMVSYNQRIYLPFGSGIYSLVPGPDTIDPAPVYGISSPTTPVFENSRVYVSSLTNEIIVLFSPDGKRKSVFTTKNKSYCSVAVIGKTVFFGDNGGLLYILDENLKEIKTASLPGGIASISGRDNGSCFIFTMAGDLFLMETHAFTVRHFISIDSRPDPNGYYYKRPLFSDGLLLIGTDKGEVIIIDTETKTIEKRLPVSGSPIRCSLSEFGDSFLAGTASGEVFLIQYEEREDGPQ
- a CDS encoding sigma-70 family RNA polymerase sigma factor: MEIRLIDGMILIFVILSEKEFLLFKERNTEVFEKVYRNLKDTVYNFLIIKTNGDYTSTEEIFSDTFHSALVSAPNLKSTKNIQSWILQIASRRFIDHLRKKYRDKKYQDIIQQNQRIPSDMTEILHNKEKILLMNMALQNIKDAYSNVLRKKYIEDKSIKQIARETGKSGKAIESLLTRAKNAIKKEMDSISRDFF